caccgcgggattacagatgtgagccaccgcgcccggcccagaggtCAACAGCTTCTGCCCTAGATCAGAAGTTTACTCTACTCACTCGTTACAAATCAAAGGCCTTCTCATACCTGGGAATGAGTTTGGTATTCTAGCCTAGAAGTAGAGCCAGCCCCAGTCTGAACTTTTTGCCTTTCTGTACTCCCAGTTCTTACCCCTTTGCTGGGCCTAGGACACACGCTGGGCGTGCCCTTCTTAATCCAGATTTTTGAGTCTTAATCCCAGTTTTTCCTATTGTTTCCCACACACTCCACGGCAGCTTAGAGTGGGCTGAAAACTGCTGAACTGTTTAAGACTTAATCGTTCAGAGTAACACGGCAGAAGTAGCATACTCTTTGAACATAAAGCTGTTCAGGACTGTATTAGAGAAGAGGCTAATACTTCCTTAATTACATTCTATCCTACAGTCACCTCAAAATAACTAGTGAACCAGGATCATTGGCAACAGTAAATGGGCACGGTGATCTGGAAATGGTATAACCAAGCTGTTTGGGCTGTAGACCATGGCATTCCTAAGAGCAAAACAGGCAAGGAGTCCATTAATATTTTACTTGACTTCTGTCACCATGGAAACCCTTGGAGTAGTGAATGGCTTTGGGGGGTGGTCAGACtcaaccaaaaatataaaaaatctctGTCCCTGAGGCAAAGGATGCCtactttgtgtgtgtctgtgtatgcacACACGCACGCTCAAGAGACTTTTGGCATTCTTTGAAGTCACTGGAGGGGCACAGACATAAACcattcagcctcagcctccaagacTAACAGAACACAAGGTTTccctgaaagaataaaaaaaaatacaggcagaagaaaacacacaaacatgGGCTTAGagatttaaatacacacacacacacacacacacacacacacacacagaggcccTAGAAAGCACACAGAAGGAACATACACCCTGAGATATGCACTCATTCTAAAATAAACTCAGGAATACAGAAGGACACCGGCCTGTCCTTTCAGAGACCACACCTCTAGGCCTTAAGtaggagaagagggaagagggaagagggaagagggaagagggaagagggaagagggaagagggaagagggaagagggaagagggaagagggaagagggaggggagggagaggaggagggagagacagagagagtggagagagagagagagagagtggagagagagagagaaaggaagaagggggcggagaaggagaaggaggagacaCTCTTTATTCTATAGGAGGAGATATCACAGAAGAGAAATTACCACTGAggccttggccaggcgcggtggctcacgcctgtaatcccagcactttgggaggctgaggcgggcgcatcacctgaggtcaggagtttcctggccaacatggcgaaacctggtctccactaaaaaatacaaaaattagccgggcctggtggcgcggacctgtaatcccagctactcgggaggctgaggcaggagagtctcttgaatcCAGAgacggcggttgcagtgagccgagatcgcgccattgcactccagcctgggcaacagggcgagactccgtctcagaaaaaaaaaaaaaaaaacaacgaacaaacaaacaaaaaaccactgaGGCCTGAAGATAAAAACACTTGTACAACCACGGATGTCAGACTTGCAGAGGCACGGCccaaacaaaagacaaacacaTACAGAAGGCAGCAGGCAGACAGGCCGGGTCCAGAGTCAGGCTCCGGTGAAGCTTCGAAGAAACAAACACGCAGGGAGATTTCGGAGGCGTCCGAGGACACCGCGGGGCCCGGCCGGCTCCCTCTGTCTCTGAGCGCGACCCTTCCCCGGGTCACCCCGCCTGCGCCCGCCCTGCGCCCGCGCACCGCGCCCTCGGGGCTCCCTGGGACAGCCCGCGGCCTGGCCCTTGCGCCCGGGCTCCCCTCCCCGCCGGCCCGGTACTTCCCAGCTCTGACGCGGGAGCTTCTTTCACACCAATGGGGCTCGCGCGCGGAGgggccctgcccctcctccaggaaggtgtgtccctgtttcctcacctgaaaCTTCCTAGGAGAACCCGATCCCTCCCTCCCGTCGGGCGGCcaggggcgggccgcgggtggggCGGCCGGGCCTGCGCTGGGGACGGCGCCGGGGACTGCGGCCGGCGCCGGGACCTGGAGGGGACGCTGGGGCCGAAGCAGCATGTGACACCGACCAGGTGGGTGCCCTCTTCCCGTCTCGGCCCTGGGCTCCCGGCGGCCGTGGAGCCCGGCGGAGGTGGGGCAGGgccaggaaggaagaggaagccAGGCCTTCCCCAGGGATCAGCCCCCGCTGGGTCCGGGGCGCAGGCTCCGGAAATGGGGGGGCTGGGCCTGCAGGCAGGGCTCGGGGTGTGTGGCTGAGCACCCtggtggggaagaggagaggaactGAAGGAAATGTTGCCTAAAAGTTTGCTTCCGGTCGGGTCCCGCCTAGGAAGTAGGCACCCTGCCCCCAGACGTTCCCCGGGCCAATAATCAGGGCCCTTTCTTCAAAGTCGGCGCCCTGGGGTAAACTAAGCCGTATTAGAAGGAATAACTGAGATTCCCTTTCTAGGCTGTTCCTTACCTGGAGAGGTTTTATCGGCTCCTTTTCCTTCACCAGGCCGGGGCCTTTCCTTATTTATCTCCATAGGTATTTGCATACTGTGTGAGTCTATGTGTAGCTTCTCTCCGTGTTATCCAAAGCTGTGTAACCTGGAACAGTGACTCCTGCCCTGCCCCTCACCCCAGTTCCCTACATATGGGGAGCCTCCTAAAGCTTGATGTGAATCACAACATTGCATGCTTAGCAAGGTGGAAAGAAGTTATTTAGAGCTGCGGGCTGAGGTAGGGGTGGGGGTGCTAGAATGGGGACTCAGCGCTCTAGAACCCCTGAGCATCTTTTGCAGTTGCCTTCCGGCCAGACTGCCCGAGGAGAGCCAATTGTGATACTACGTCATTTCCAGATCTCagtccctttcttcccttcctggaTCTTGGGTTCCAAAGACAGATTTGCCCTCCTGTCTACCTAGAAGTGAACTCTGGCCAGGACTCTTGTCTGGTTGAGAGAGAAGGGTGTGTCAAACAGACCAGAGAGGGTGGTTTTCCTTTCGAGCTTCCTTCCTGGCTTGctcccccactgcactccactgtCTCGCCTTGCATCTTGGACCTAATCCAGAGATCCCGGCTCCCAGCTCAAAAGCTCCCGATGTGGCCTCTGTCTCAGACGTCCTGTTTTATCCACACTTGGAGCATGAAGAAGCTCCTGGTATAGGCCTTAGCAAAATAGGTGTCATTTGTGAACCAATCTGTGGGCCTAAAACTGAAGCCATGGCTAGCGAAGGAGTCCTGAGGAGCTGGGAAGATGGGATGAGGGTGTGTCAGTTCTGCATGAGACAGTTGTGCAGGAGGAATGTATGTCATGGTCCtactggggaggagagagaaatcaGGAGGAGTGTAAAGGAATCCCTCTTATCAACAGAATATAGCGATTCTCAATAGAGAGAAGAGTCTTCATGTATCAGAGGTCCTGAGAATGTATCGCTGCCTTTAACGTGGTCTGTCTGAGGTTCTTTGGCCACATTACGTGTGGTGTCTGTGGGATAGACAGGAATACGTCATTTGTGGTGTCTGGCGAGATCAGTCGCTATGTGGTATGGACAGGAATGGTGTCACTCATAGGGTCTTGGGTTCAACAGGAGCAGCAGTACTCAAGTGTCAGTGGTGTAGACTCAAACAGGCGACCAACAGTTCTGGTGTAGATAGGGACTGGGTCACTCACAGTGTCTGTGGAGTAAGCAGGAGCTGATGGCTTATAGTGCCTGCAAGGTAGACTGGAACAAAGTCACCCTCAAGGTCTATGTTAATACACAAACATGTCACTTACACTAATTTTATCTGTGTGGATGCCACCAGGGCCACAGATGAGATTGTGGAGTGTAAGTCAGCATTGATACTAATAATGTTCTTATATAAACCATCTGGTCTATAAGGCAGTTGGTGTGACATTTTCAGACATTAGGGAATAGATAAATGTTTATTACGGCTTTCACTGGCATGGTGGGACTTTCCTACAGTGGACAGAACACACGTAGTAGTCAGTGGTCCAGAAAGCTACCCCTATTTTGATATCTTTGTAGTGTCGAGGGCAGTGATGTCAAACAGTGAATAAGGTTATATATCTATGTGGTGATCTTATTTTAACCTCAATACTATTTTAGTGGTTTGTAGGTCAGAATATTTGAAATCGACGTTGCTAGAAAATCCAGGAAGCATGGTcctcaaaaatatatatggcaCTGAGCCTCAGTTCAAAGAATTGGCAGTTTGATTGGGGAGGGGGTTGTATCCTTGAAATACAGTGTTGTTTCTAGTGACTAGAAATAGACAAGACCTAAGGTGTTGGGGGGGGGGCTCTAGGGAAGATAGTGAGCTCTGTCATACATTGTGTTAAAGGGATGACTTGAAGCTTTGCCTCTCAAGAAGTCACACGTGGGTGAGGTTATGCGGATGCGAAATGTCTGTGGTCTGAAGGAAGGCCATATCCCCATGATCCCATGCCCTGGCTGTGCCTGTACACAGATAAATGGTGATTATTCACCCTCGGTGGAGAAGGAGGTGAGGATGTTTGCACTCTAACATAATGAGCATTGCAGAAAAACTCTCTCCTGATGCCTTGACGTGAGTAAGACCATGATTTACAGATCTCCTTTCACTTCGTCACATTTTAGCTTTGTCATGCCTGATTGCAACAGGATCACTGAGATAGGATCAAGTATAGGGAACGTGGGGTATGTTCTCCCTTTGCGGTAACTGGTGGCTGAGCAGGTGACCACTgatatttccaaatgaaaaaaagacaGTTGGAAACAGTGTCAATGGGTTTGCAGAGGCAGGCATGCATGGTGCCACTAGATTGGAACAGAAAATGTCCAGGTAGCACATGGTATTTATAGATATACCCTAGATATGGCAGAAACACACATATTTAGAGGCTACTTGTTTTGAGGACGTGATGGTGTATATGGAGGAGAGGGCCTGAACCATACAGATGTAGGTGAGGAGAGACCACAGGTTTAGTCCCATGGTCTCCTTAGGCAGGAAGGAGCCAAGTTTCAGAAAGTGTCTTACAGTGAGCAAGTATATTATCCGATGTGTGGTTGAGAGAATAGGGCCACATCACAGAATCCCCCATAGGGATTATACTATTTTGTACTTAAGGGCTAGACATAGGGAGCCAGTCGCACATGGTGTCAATTAACTGGAAAAGGACATAAAAGTCCTTCTGCCTGTGTACAATTATGTCAGGAATACCTCTTTGCCCCATATAGATGGTATCTGTGTCTCTGGGATGGCCAGAATCTTGTCACATACTACTCTGCAGTGTGCTGGGGACCTGCCTGTTTGGTTATGTCAGGCTCTATTGCAAGAGATTGTAAGGATggctcagtgtgtgtgtgtgtgtgtgtgtgtgtgtgtgtgtacatagtgGCTCAGCAGGACAGTATTCTGAGCAGGTGAGTTTTCAGTTTAAGCCTGGACCAGACAAGAAATGTGCAGGGTCAGGTGCAGCATTGGGTCCATAGAATTCTGGGGTCTCCTCTGGACCGATGCCCTGCCAGCTTTCTTTCAGTGGAAACTCTAAGTGCTTACAGTAGACTTAAGCGACTTTGCTTCAGGTTTGCTCATACCATTCGCTTAGGAGATTTGAGCAAGGGTCTAGGGTCTTTGacctttagtttcttcatctgtaaattgagCAAAGTTTCTGTGTGTCTCTGAAGGTCCTTCCGGCTTTATGAAT
This Macaca mulatta isolate MMU2019108-1 chromosome 3, T2T-MMU8v2.0, whole genome shotgun sequence DNA region includes the following protein-coding sequences:
- the LOC144340208 gene encoding uncharacterized protein LOC144340208 produces the protein MQIPMEINKERPRPGEGKGADKTSPGCLLPRRDPTGSKLLGNISFSSSPLPHQGAQPHTPSPACRPSPPISGACAPDPAGADPWGRPGFLFLPGPAPPPPGSTAAGSPGPRREEGTHLVGVTCCFGPSVPSRSRRRPQSPAPSPAQARPPHPRPAPGRPTGGRDRVLLGSFSVGYVIISSMKMD